From Deltaproteobacteria bacterium, the proteins below share one genomic window:
- the tsaD gene encoding tRNA (adenosine(37)-N6)-threonylcarbamoyltransferase complex transferase subunit TsaD, whose protein sequence is MRVLGIESSCDETAAAVYDGSAGLLSSVVSSQVSVHAAYGGVVPELASREHLKSVVPIVSRALSDASCGRDEIDGIAVTAGPGLIGSLLVGLCFAKSLAFAWEKRIYGADHLESHIHAVFLERPVEFPYIALLVSGGHTSLFRVGGWGDARQLGGTLDDAAGEAFDKGAKMMGLGYPGGVVIDRLAESGDPSRYPFPRARLSADSAEFSFSGLKTALRTFLASRGGKAARIEDVCASFQEAIADILSEKAVAAARREGIPRLVLSGGVSANSRLRELSHSRGAAAGIEVFLPSKALCTDNAAMVALLGERRMSAGEFSGPELNAYAASRFAR, encoded by the coding sequence ATGCGAGTCCTGGGGATCGAGAGCTCCTGCGACGAGACCGCGGCCGCGGTGTACGACGGGTCGGCCGGCCTCCTGTCCAGCGTCGTCTCCTCGCAGGTCTCGGTCCACGCGGCATACGGCGGCGTGGTGCCGGAGCTGGCGTCGCGGGAGCACCTGAAATCGGTGGTGCCGATCGTTTCCAGGGCGCTGTCCGACGCGTCCTGCGGGCGGGACGAAATCGACGGGATCGCCGTGACGGCGGGCCCCGGGCTGATCGGGTCCCTCCTCGTGGGGCTGTGCTTCGCCAAGTCGCTCGCATTCGCCTGGGAGAAACGGATCTACGGGGCGGACCACCTGGAATCGCACATCCACGCGGTCTTCCTCGAACGTCCGGTCGAATTCCCCTACATCGCCCTTCTCGTATCCGGCGGGCACACCTCCCTCTTCCGGGTCGGGGGGTGGGGCGACGCGCGGCAGCTCGGGGGAACGCTCGACGACGCGGCGGGGGAGGCGTTCGACAAGGGGGCCAAGATGATGGGGCTCGGGTACCCCGGCGGCGTGGTCATCGACCGGCTGGCCGAAAGCGGCGACCCGTCGCGGTACCCGTTTCCGCGGGCGCGCCTCTCCGCGGATTCGGCGGAATTCTCCTTCTCGGGATTGAAGACCGCCCTGCGGACGTTCCTCGCCTCCCGGGGCGGGAAGGCGGCCCGGATCGAGGACGTCTGCGCGTCGTTCCAGGAGGCGATCGCGGACATCCTTTCGGAGAAGGCGGTCGCCGCCGCGCGGCGGGAAGGGATTCCGCGTCTCGTGCTGTCGGGAGGCGTATCGGCGAACTCCCGGCTCCGGGAGCTTTCGCATTCGCGGGGCGCAGCGGCCGGGATCGAGGTTTTCCTCCCGTCGAAGGCGCTGTGCACCGACAATGCCGCCATGGTGGCGCTGCTCGGGGAGCGGCGGATGTCGGCCGGGGAGTTCTCCGGCCCGGAGCTCAACGCGTATGCGGCCTCCCGGTTCGCCCGGTAA